In Ignavibacteriota bacterium, the following are encoded in one genomic region:
- a CDS encoding PD40 domain-containing protein, whose protein sequence is MLHGIRCAVLFLVLPLAALAAEEGRFMRHPDIHGSTMVFTYEGDLWTAPAAGGVATRLTTHPGTEFAARFSPDGSQIAFTGNYDGSAAIYRMPAEGGAPTRLTYMPGVGNSICWTPDGKRIVFTSTFENVIMRDPNLYFVDTDGNAPERFPLDRGVRCSFSKDGSSMVYVRKGSEDYYWKRYKGGRYPDIWMYNFTTNAFKQVTTYVGKNAYPMWIGDKMYFVSDRDNGISNLYVQDLATNAVSRLTSYDDFDVMWPSTDGTTIIFVYKGSLHTLDVATGKVTRRTVTIPSDRWATRTRVIDAREYLHAADAATDGKGVVLEARGDLYAVNIEKKHAVNLSGTPGIREMHPALSPDGKTVAFFSDSTGSYQLYTQPAGGGPRTQLTTALDRTVYRLVWSPDGKKILFGNKDLALTVLDIATRTLTKIDQSNQLKNDEFYWEIADYGWSPDSKWVTYSFVQFNRNSQIFIYSLEQKKRFAVTDDFFDNLSPRFDAGGKYLYYLSSRNFSVQMDFYEDNHVLDAPYQVMAVQLAAGDQPPFTEPVVAEKKTPEPFRIDTDGLAKRTTPLPVPAGNYFFLQAGKGKVAWCSVDKFTEDEYEEIFKPGASTKWELHIFDMESKKEVTLPDKIREYRISATGEQLLTRRENDLYVIGLDKAFSSKGAGEKVSTGVLPYTLDTRAEWTQIFNDTWRWYNEFFYDEGMHGRDWKKLGDTYRSFIPSLSSRDDLNWVLSQMVGELCVSHTYIGGGDMGPVATPRSPVSTGWLGADLTADTKAGYYKFSRIYGPTTYNLSLKAPLARPDIHVQEGHYLIAINGVEVKPPADYHRMLQMTAGQKFAITVNSTPSAQGARTYEIVPGRYDSQLRYFRWLSDNVDHVLKASDGKIGYMHINAMGSGGIGEFDKFWRAFRYKEGLIIDVRRNSGGWTEYFMIDKLERRMTSYNVLRNMEPFRYPGTASSAHYVALSNEYNGSDGEAFIEHFKADKLGPVIGVPSWGGLVGILNGQATVDNGNVQQSNNAFWGEDGKWLVENHGADPDILLDNDPASASAGKDAQLDRAIQELLKKTREEPFKFAPRPAYPKR, encoded by the coding sequence ATGCTCCACGGCATCCGTTGTGCCGTTCTGTTCCTCGTGCTTCCGCTCGCCGCACTGGCAGCGGAAGAAGGCCGTTTCATGCGGCACCCCGACATCCACGGCTCCACGATGGTCTTCACCTATGAAGGCGACCTCTGGACCGCACCGGCTGCCGGGGGTGTGGCAACACGCCTGACCACCCATCCGGGCACCGAATTCGCCGCCCGGTTCTCTCCCGATGGATCACAGATCGCGTTCACCGGCAACTACGACGGGAGCGCGGCCATCTACCGGATGCCGGCCGAAGGCGGGGCCCCTACACGGCTGACCTACATGCCCGGCGTCGGCAACTCCATCTGCTGGACCCCGGACGGCAAGCGCATCGTCTTCACGTCCACGTTCGAGAACGTGATCATGCGCGATCCGAACCTCTACTTCGTGGACACCGACGGGAACGCCCCCGAGCGCTTCCCCCTCGACCGCGGGGTGCGGTGCAGCTTTTCAAAGGACGGCTCGTCGATGGTGTATGTCCGCAAAGGAAGCGAGGACTACTACTGGAAACGCTACAAGGGCGGCCGGTATCCTGACATCTGGATGTATAATTTCACGACCAATGCGTTCAAACAGGTCACGACCTATGTCGGCAAGAACGCCTATCCGATGTGGATCGGCGACAAGATGTACTTCGTTTCCGACCGCGACAACGGGATCTCCAATCTGTACGTCCAGGACCTCGCCACCAACGCGGTCTCGCGCCTCACATCGTACGACGACTTCGACGTGATGTGGCCCTCCACGGATGGCACCACCATCATCTTTGTGTACAAGGGCTCTCTCCATACGTTGGACGTCGCCACCGGGAAGGTCACCCGCCGGACGGTCACCATCCCGTCCGACCGCTGGGCAACGCGCACGCGCGTGATCGACGCACGCGAGTACCTCCATGCGGCCGATGCAGCCACCGACGGCAAGGGGGTTGTGCTGGAAGCGCGCGGCGACCTCTATGCGGTGAACATCGAAAAGAAACACGCGGTGAACCTGTCGGGAACGCCCGGCATCCGTGAAATGCACCCCGCGCTCTCGCCCGACGGCAAGACCGTGGCGTTCTTCTCGGACAGCACCGGCAGCTACCAGCTCTACACGCAGCCCGCCGGCGGCGGACCCCGCACGCAGCTCACCACTGCGCTGGACCGCACGGTCTACCGGCTCGTCTGGTCGCCCGATGGCAAGAAGATCCTCTTCGGGAATAAGGACCTCGCGCTGACCGTCCTGGACATCGCCACACGCACCCTGACGAAGATCGACCAGTCGAACCAGTTGAAGAACGACGAGTTCTACTGGGAGATCGCCGACTATGGCTGGTCGCCGGACAGCAAATGGGTCACCTATTCGTTCGTGCAGTTCAACCGGAACAGCCAGATCTTCATCTACTCGCTCGAACAGAAGAAGCGCTTCGCGGTGACGGACGATTTCTTCGACAACCTTTCGCCGCGGTTCGATGCGGGCGGCAAATACCTGTACTACCTCTCGAGCCGCAACTTCAGCGTCCAGATGGATTTCTATGAGGACAACCATGTCCTCGATGCCCCGTACCAGGTGATGGCAGTCCAGCTCGCCGCGGGCGACCAGCCGCCGTTCACGGAGCCGGTCGTGGCCGAGAAGAAGACGCCGGAGCCGTTCAGGATCGACACCGACGGACTCGCCAAACGCACCACGCCGCTCCCCGTCCCGGCCGGCAACTACTTCTTCCTGCAGGCGGGCAAGGGAAAGGTGGCATGGTGCTCCGTGGACAAATTCACCGAGGACGAGTACGAAGAGATCTTCAAACCCGGCGCTTCCACGAAGTGGGAACTGCACATCTTCGATATGGAAAGCAAGAAGGAGGTCACGCTCCCGGACAAGATCCGCGAATACCGGATCTCGGCCACGGGCGAACAGCTCCTGACCAGACGGGAAAACGACCTGTACGTGATCGGGCTGGACAAGGCCTTCTCATCGAAGGGTGCGGGCGAGAAGGTCTCCACCGGTGTGCTGCCCTATACGCTGGATACACGCGCCGAGTGGACCCAGATCTTCAACGATACCTGGCGCTGGTACAATGAGTTCTTCTACGATGAAGGCATGCATGGCCGCGACTGGAAGAAACTCGGCGACACCTACCGCTCGTTCATTCCGTCACTCTCCTCGCGCGATGACCTCAATTGGGTGCTGAGCCAGATGGTGGGTGAGCTGTGCGTATCGCACACGTACATCGGCGGCGGCGACATGGGGCCTGTGGCAACGCCACGGTCACCCGTTTCCACGGGCTGGCTTGGCGCCGACCTCACGGCGGACACCAAGGCCGGCTACTACAAATTCTCCCGCATCTATGGGCCGACGACGTACAATCTGAGTCTGAAGGCCCCGCTTGCGCGTCCCGATATCCATGTGCAGGAAGGCCACTACCTCATCGCCATCAACGGCGTGGAGGTGAAGCCGCCGGCGGACTATCACCGCATGCTGCAGATGACGGCCGGTCAGAAATTCGCGATCACGGTGAACAGTACGCCGTCGGCGCAGGGAGCGCGGACGTATGAGATCGTACCGGGCCGGTACGACTCCCAGCTCCGCTACTTCCGGTGGCTGTCGGACAACGTTGACCACGTTCTGAAGGCATCCGATGGGAAGATCGGGTACATGCACATCAACGCCATGGGTTCCGGCGGGATCGGCGAGTTCGACAAGTTCTGGCGCGCCTTCAGGTACAAAGAGGGGTTGATCATCGATGTGCGCAGGAATTCGGGCGGGTGGACGGAGTACTTCATGATCGACAAGCTCGAACGCAGGATGACCTCGTACAACGTGCTGCGCAACATGGAACCCTTCCGCTATCCCGGAACGGCCTCGTCGGCCCACTACGTTGCGCTCTCGAACGAGTACAACGGATCGGACGGTGAGGCATTCATCGAGCATTTCAAGGCGGACAAGCTCGGACCGGTCATCGGTGTCCCGTCATGGGGCGGATTGGTAGGTATTTTGAACGGTCAGGCCACCGTGGACAACGGAAACGTCCAGCAATCCAATAATGCGTTCTGGGGCGAGGATGGCAAGTGGCTTGTGGAGAACCATGGAGCGGATCCTGACATCCTTCTGGACAACGACCCGGCATCGGCTTCAGCGGGCAAGGATGCCCAGCTTGACCGGGCGATCCAGGAACTTCTCAAGAAAACCAGGGAAGAACCATTCAAGTTCGCTCCACGACCGGCATATCCGAAGCGGTAG
- the ppk1 gene encoding polyphosphate kinase 1, which yields MIPSSSGGTGVNRVADEPTPTGDRDHASAPPGPSAGAGSEGKLRGAKTRRKKRPSLKDADGTGSYIPPALDPSLYINRELSWLEFNQRVLEEARDPRHPLLERAKFLSIVSSNLDEFFMIRVAAIKDLISAGVTDLSPDGRAPLQQLNAIHDRVSTMLAEMSACFWNELHPQLATSGIHLIRMHEITPEEQAAMHAYFAREVFPVLTPLAFDPGHPFPYISNLSLSLAVVVAGPQGEERFARVKVPDVLPRLIPLPERSGTPDVMRFIWMEDLIADNLGMLFPGMTVKESYAFRVTRNADIEIQEDEADDLLASIEESIRLRRFGPVVRVGVESSMPARIREILADNLEAAATDVYEITPPLGLSHLMQLLRVARPDLKDAPHHPAPLGTEDESEDMFAIIRRGDVLLHHPYDSFLPVVQFIRNAALDPAVLAIKQTLYRIGKESPLVPLLIQAAESGKQVAVLVELKARFDEENNIGWAKQLERAGVHVVYGLVGLKTHAKMALIVRKEGDGLRRYVHLGTGNYNPVTARIYTDNSYFTCREQITSDATEVFNYLTGYSRRDGYSKLSVAPVNLRETMTRLIEREMQHARAGKNGHVILKMNSLTDTRMIELLYAASQAGVKIELIVRGICCLRPGVKGISDNIRVISIVGRFLEHSRVFWFAHDGHPELYLSSADMMGRNLNRRVELMFPVEDPALIARVKQETLDGALADRTRARQLGADGLYTRIAPGTTGEAADSQVDLIRSRSQHHRPIHIVPREAP from the coding sequence ATGATACCATCATCAAGCGGAGGAACTGGAGTGAATCGCGTGGCAGATGAACCGACCCCCACCGGGGACCGAGACCACGCGTCCGCACCCCCCGGCCCATCGGCAGGTGCAGGATCCGAAGGCAAGCTGCGCGGCGCAAAGACCCGGCGTAAGAAACGCCCCTCCTTGAAGGACGCGGACGGGACCGGCTCCTATATCCCCCCCGCCCTCGATCCCTCGCTCTATATTAATCGCGAACTGAGCTGGCTGGAGTTCAACCAGCGGGTGCTCGAAGAGGCCCGCGACCCCCGCCACCCGCTCCTGGAGCGCGCGAAGTTCCTCTCGATCGTCAGCTCCAACCTGGACGAGTTCTTCATGATCCGGGTCGCGGCCATCAAAGACCTGATCTCCGCCGGGGTGACCGACCTGTCGCCCGATGGCCGGGCCCCTCTCCAGCAATTGAACGCCATCCACGACCGCGTCTCCACCATGCTGGCGGAGATGTCCGCGTGCTTCTGGAACGAACTGCACCCGCAACTGGCCACATCCGGCATTCATCTTATCAGGATGCATGAGATCACCCCGGAAGAGCAGGCCGCCATGCATGCCTACTTCGCGCGTGAGGTCTTCCCTGTCCTGACGCCCCTGGCCTTCGATCCCGGACACCCGTTCCCGTACATTTCAAATCTCAGCCTGAGCCTCGCGGTCGTCGTTGCCGGTCCGCAGGGCGAAGAACGCTTCGCACGCGTGAAGGTCCCGGATGTCCTCCCCCGGCTCATCCCGCTCCCCGAACGCTCCGGCACGCCGGACGTCATGCGGTTCATCTGGATGGAAGACCTGATCGCGGATAACCTCGGGATGCTTTTCCCCGGGATGACCGTGAAGGAATCCTATGCATTCCGGGTGACGCGGAACGCGGACATCGAGATCCAGGAGGACGAAGCGGACGATCTGCTCGCGTCCATCGAGGAGTCCATACGCCTCCGGCGCTTCGGACCGGTGGTACGTGTCGGCGTAGAGAGTTCCATGCCGGCTCGCATCCGCGAGATCCTCGCCGACAATCTGGAAGCGGCGGCCACCGACGTGTACGAGATCACGCCCCCGCTCGGACTCAGCCATCTGATGCAGCTCCTCCGGGTCGCGCGGCCGGACCTGAAAGATGCCCCGCACCATCCTGCACCGCTGGGCACGGAGGATGAATCCGAGGATATGTTCGCCATCATCCGGCGCGGCGACGTCCTGCTCCATCACCCGTACGATTCCTTCCTGCCCGTCGTCCAGTTCATCCGCAACGCCGCTCTGGACCCGGCAGTGCTCGCGATCAAACAGACCCTCTATCGCATCGGCAAGGAATCCCCGCTCGTCCCGCTGCTCATCCAGGCAGCCGAAAGCGGCAAACAGGTGGCGGTCCTGGTCGAACTCAAGGCACGGTTCGATGAAGAGAACAACATCGGCTGGGCGAAGCAACTCGAACGCGCCGGCGTCCATGTGGTGTACGGGCTTGTCGGACTGAAGACGCACGCCAAGATGGCACTGATCGTCCGCAAAGAAGGCGACGGCCTCCGCCGGTATGTCCACCTCGGTACGGGGAATTACAACCCGGTGACCGCACGCATCTACACGGACAACAGCTACTTCACCTGCCGGGAACAGATCACCTCGGATGCGACCGAGGTGTTCAATTATCTCACCGGGTATTCGCGCCGCGACGGCTACAGCAAGCTCTCCGTGGCGCCGGTGAATCTGCGCGAAACCATGACACGCCTGATCGAGCGGGAGATGCAGCATGCCCGCGCGGGAAAGAACGGCCATGTGATCCTGAAGATGAATTCGCTCACCGACACGCGGATGATCGAACTGCTGTATGCCGCATCGCAGGCCGGCGTCAAGATCGAGCTGATCGTCCGCGGCATCTGTTGCCTGCGCCCGGGTGTGAAAGGGATCAGCGACAATATCCGCGTCATCAGTATCGTGGGCCGCTTCCTCGAACACAGCCGCGTCTTCTGGTTCGCCCACGACGGCCATCCCGAACTCTATCTGAGCAGCGCCGATATGATGGGGCGCAATCTGAACCGCCGCGTGGAGCTGATGTTCCCCGTGGAGGACCCCGCGCTCATCGCACGGGTGAAGCAGGAGACCCTGGACGGCGCACTCGCCGATCGTACCCGCGCACGCCAGCTCGGGGCGGACGGACTGTACACGCGCATCGCACCCGGCACCACGGGTGAAGCGGCCGACAGCCAAGTGGATCTCATCCGGTCGCGCAGCCAGCACCATCGTCCGATCCATATCGTTCCACGCGAAGCACCCTGA
- a CDS encoding citrate synthase gives MQSQGDAKKPTLTITDNRTGKSYELPIDNETIKATDLRQIKEHADDFGIMTYDPAFMNTASCKSTITYIDGDKGILRYRGYPIEQLAERCSYLEVAYLLIYGELPNKTQLAEWSNNITTHTFVHENIKKLMDGFHHDAHPMGMLVSTIGALSTFYPSAKHITNKAERQLTFHRLIGKVPTAAAYAYRHSVGMPYVQPDNDLSYAGNFLNMMFRMAEPKYHPHPVLEKALDVLFILHADHEQNCSTSAMRSVGSSQVDPYSAAAAASAALYGPLHGGANEAVLRMLDEIGTKENIPGFIKEVKEGHGRLMGFGHRVYKNYDPRANIIKRLADQVFEVTGRNPKLDIALELERIALQDEYFIKRKLYPNVDFYSGLIYQAMKFPVDMFPVLFAIGRMSGWLAQWAEMVDDADQKIARPRQIYLGHDKRDVPTIAQRG, from the coding sequence ATGCAATCGCAGGGTGATGCAAAGAAGCCCACGCTCACGATCACGGACAATCGTACGGGAAAGTCGTACGAGCTGCCGATAGACAACGAGACGATCAAGGCAACGGACCTGCGCCAGATCAAAGAGCATGCCGATGATTTCGGCATCATGACGTATGATCCGGCGTTCATGAACACCGCATCGTGCAAGAGCACGATCACGTACATCGATGGCGACAAGGGCATCCTGCGCTACCGCGGATATCCGATCGAGCAACTGGCCGAACGCTGCTCGTACCTCGAGGTCGCCTATCTGCTCATCTATGGTGAGCTCCCCAACAAGACACAGCTCGCCGAATGGTCGAACAACATCACGACACACACGTTCGTCCATGAGAACATCAAGAAACTGATGGACGGCTTCCATCATGATGCACACCCCATGGGCATGCTGGTCAGCACCATCGGCGCGCTCTCGACGTTCTATCCGTCCGCCAAGCACATCACCAACAAGGCCGAACGCCAGCTCACGTTCCACCGCCTGATCGGCAAAGTGCCCACGGCAGCTGCGTACGCCTACCGCCACAGTGTCGGCATGCCGTACGTGCAGCCGGACAACGACCTCTCCTACGCCGGCAACTTCCTGAACATGATGTTCCGCATGGCGGAGCCGAAGTATCATCCGCATCCGGTGCTGGAGAAGGCCCTGGACGTGCTGTTCATCCTCCACGCCGACCACGAACAGAACTGCAGCACGAGCGCCATGCGCAGCGTGGGCAGCTCGCAGGTGGATCCGTACAGCGCGGCCGCGGCGGCATCCGCCGCTCTCTATGGCCCCCTCCACGGCGGCGCCAACGAAGCCGTGCTCCGCATGCTGGATGAGATCGGCACGAAGGAGAACATCCCCGGCTTCATCAAGGAAGTGAAGGAAGGGCACGGGCGACTGATGGGCTTCGGGCACCGCGTGTACAAGAACTACGATCCGCGCGCGAACATCATCAAGCGGCTCGCGGACCAGGTGTTCGAGGTCACGGGGCGCAACCCCAAACTCGATATCGCCCTCGAGCTCGAACGCATCGCGTTGCAGGACGAGTATTTCATCAAGCGGAAGCTGTATCCGAACGTGGACTTCTACTCCGGACTCATCTACCAGGCCATGAAGTTCCCGGTGGATATGTTCCCGGTGTTGTTCGCGATCGGACGCATGTCGGGCTGGCTCGCCCAGTGGGCGGAGATGGTGGACGATGCCGATCAGAAGATCGCCCGTCCGCGCCAGATCTATCTTGGCCACGACAAGCGCGATGTGCCGACCATAGCCCAGCGCGGGTAA
- a CDS encoding glycosyltransferase family 4 protein, translating into MKILQTCFSASWGGLEMQAIELSRQLHARGHEVWLAAPSGSRLAQKAAGFPFTLLPLPVRGYIHPLLAWRLARFIRQNRIDVIHCQHSRDLATVIPAQQLAGGTVPTLLSKRMGSYVRKKDLFHRYTYGHLRYVLAISDVIQRNVLETTPMTADRVLTLHDAVDLTIFDPKKVDRAATRGSFGVEDETPVIGFVGRFSPGKGHEEILDAAKILSDRGLDFRLVIVGEASHGEEAYAAAIKEKAAGLDLGNRVHFAGYRADVPAVMSAFDLFAFPSHAESFGVVLIEAMAMRRAVVATNCDGVVDIVVDRLTGLMVPPRQAVPLADALGRLLRDPAMARRMGESGRQRVEELFDQRKQIDRLETIYRDVIADT; encoded by the coding sequence TTGAAGATACTGCAGACCTGTTTCTCCGCCTCCTGGGGCGGACTCGAGATGCAGGCCATCGAACTCTCCCGGCAACTCCACGCCCGCGGCCATGAGGTCTGGCTCGCGGCGCCCTCGGGTTCGCGGCTCGCACAGAAAGCCGCCGGCTTTCCGTTCACCCTGCTCCCCCTGCCGGTCCGCGGCTACATCCATCCGCTGCTCGCCTGGCGGCTTGCCCGGTTCATCCGTCAGAACAGGATCGACGTCATCCATTGCCAGCACTCGCGCGATCTTGCCACGGTCATCCCTGCACAGCAACTCGCGGGCGGCACCGTGCCCACCCTCCTGAGCAAACGCATGGGTTCGTACGTCCGGAAGAAGGACTTGTTCCACCGCTATACCTACGGTCATCTCCGGTACGTCCTCGCGATCTCCGATGTCATTCAACGGAACGTCCTCGAAACGACACCGATGACCGCGGACCGCGTGCTCACGCTCCACGATGCTGTCGATCTGACCATCTTCGATCCGAAGAAGGTCGATCGAGCGGCAACACGCGGGTCGTTCGGCGTCGAAGACGAGACGCCGGTGATCGGGTTCGTGGGCCGGTTCTCTCCCGGGAAAGGACATGAGGAGATCCTCGACGCGGCGAAGATCCTGAGCGACCGCGGACTGGATTTCCGGCTTGTCATTGTGGGGGAGGCGAGCCACGGGGAAGAAGCATATGCAGCGGCGATCAAGGAGAAGGCGGCCGGACTGGATCTGGGGAACCGGGTACACTTCGCGGGGTATCGCGCCGATGTGCCGGCCGTGATGTCCGCCTTCGATCTCTTTGCCTTTCCCTCCCATGCGGAGTCCTTCGGCGTCGTGCTCATCGAGGCGATGGCGATGCGGCGGGCGGTCGTGGCGACCAACTGCGACGGCGTGGTGGATATCGTGGTGGACCGGCTCACCGGGCTCATGGTGCCGCCGCGCCAGGCCGTGCCGCTTGCCGATGCGCTCGGCAGGCTGCTGCGGGATCCCGCGATGGCCCGGCGCATGGGCGAGTCGGGACGGCAACGGGTGGAAGAACTCTTCGACCAGCGGAAGCAGATCGACCGGCTGGAGACCATCTACCGCGATGTCATTGCGGACACCTGA